attttgcagacaaAGAAACAGAGGATTGGGAGTAAACAACTTTTTCCCCATTACAAAGTTGGTAAGAAGCTAGGCCTGTCTGCCTCATCCGCTTTTCATGTTCCAGTTATGTTTATGTGTGATCCAGACAATTGTGAGACGGACAGTCTTAGGGATCTAGATGCCGTATTAGCAAAAGGTTGTGAATATAAACATAACGTTTGGCTTGTTAACAAGCAGCTAGTTCCATAAAGGTGAGTAGTTAGGTAGCTGCTGATAAGTGAGAAATGGAGCCGGGACTGACTGGCCACAGGGCTTTATTATGATGGCCCTGGCGTGGCGTGGGAAAAGGCCAAACATTTGTTCAATGCCCCACAAACTGGCTTCTCCTACCTCAAGCTTGATTTGCTTAAAACCCCCTGAAACAGACATTAGTATCACTATTTTATAAACATGaaataggctcagagaggtcatgTGACTTCTAAAAAGTCACTCAATATAAAATCAGATTCAAACACTTCAATTTTTTCCCAGTTAACTGTTAAGCAGCCATTTCTAGGGTGGATTCCTCCCCAGATCGGTGTTACTGGGCCCAGAGGAGGAGCTTTAGGTTGAAATGGTTAAACAAAGGGAGGGTGGTAGTGGGGAGACCCCGGTTGTGGAATTGTGGGAGGCAGGTGGAATTAGGTGGAAGAATGTACTGCTGGGATTCTCTCACTCCCAGGCCTGCCCTTGCTGCCCTGGCCATGCTGAGTCCCCGCCTTCGCACACAGCCCTCCCATATACTCGGTGGCGTTCCCAGTGGGCAACTGGGGCCCAACTCCAGCTCTCTGGAGCAAAGTGGAAGTTGCCAGTCTCACTCAGGCCCAACCCAATCCAGCCTCCACTTGGGGCTCCCTGGGCAGGCCCCCACGAAGGCTAGTGCAAGGGGGCTCCCCAGAAAGGGTCAGATTTTTTAGTTGGGAGGGCGCTGTCTTGACTGCCCACTGAAAGCGCACTTAGGACAGAAGTTCACGCAAAGGTTGATGGAAGGGAAGAGTGAGGAGAGATTATTTTCGACAGTTGATGGGATTGAAAATACCCAGCAAGGGAACCACAATGGAGACTGTTCAGGAAATGGGCTGGAGGGCAAGCTGGGTGAGAAGACTGCTGGAAGTGGAGGTTACTGGGGTGGAAGTTGCGCGGGAAGTAGCGGGGTGGTGGGGACGGAGGTAGCCACCGACTGTAGGGGAGCTCCGGGAAGATTGCGCTGGGAGCAGGAGCTCGGGAGCACGCAGCAGCCACTATGCGGTGCTAAGCAGTCCCCGCGCTGTGGCTCCGCCCAGGCTGGTCCGCGCGGCTGCTGATGCCCAGTCTTGGTGCCCAGTaatagtggagaggagtgtgggGGGAGCCCATCCAATCGTTCTTCCTCTCTCCCAAACTGGAGATCCATTTTCATCGCTGCCCTGACTCTCAACCCCGGAGAGCTCAACCCCTCGATGGCTCCCCTGCTCTCCCGAGGGCGCCCACTCCACGCAGCCTGCCTCTGGGGAATATGGAGGTCTTCGTCCAGAGAAAACTCCGGCTCCCTTGGCTTTGCTCTCCCCCACGGCATGGTTAGGGCCCTGTGACTCCTACCGACAGAGGGTGACCCCGGCCAGATGGGGTCGACCAGGGCTTGGGGTTGAGGTCTTCGGATTGAGGGTGGACCTGCCATGTCACGCTGGAGCAGTAGAGATGCAGTACCAGCTCCCCCGCCTGATCCGGTGCCTTCTACGATCTGTCACCAAGGCAGGACACATTTGGAGGCCCAGCTGACATCCACTGTTTGACACCAGCCACAGTGCAATCAGTTTTTGACAATCAATTTTTGACAATCAGGTCGCAATGCATGCGCATGACCCACAGGGTGCTGGCACTATTCCGCCTGCCTCGTGACTTCTGAGCAGGCTCTCATTTCGCCTTTTCCCTTTCTTGGGAAAATGGAATGGGGAGCAACCAGGAGCCCTTGCTCCTGCCACTTTCTAGCTGAGTGAGCCTGGACAAGTTACTTTCTGCCTCCACGCCGCGGTTTCCTCTTGCGAGCTCGCGGGGCGATTGTGAGGCACCTTGCACCCAGGAAGCACACGAGCGCCCTGACTTCATAGAGCGCGCCACTCAGGAGACCAGCTCGCgaaggtgggggaggggtgctGCTCGCTGGCTTCTTTGGTTCTAGACTGATCTTAGGGGcctcggggtgggggtgggggaagcctGGAGTCGCGACACAGGCTCCCTCTACCGAAGGCCTCTTTCCTTCATCCTTCCCAGCCCCAGACAAACAGGCAGAGTAAGCAGTATTCGTCTTAGGTGCCATATGTTAGATCTTATTTGTAGACTCGTGAATTTCGCCACCCATCCCTTCCCTTCAGCTGATTGCGCGATCTCCACCCTCTGCTCGCACCTCTGGCTCCCGTCCAGGTCACATCAACCTGCCAGCAGAAACCTCGGTGTTAGGCGTTAAGACTGTCCCCAGGGGGCGCTGGTCGTTTGGGGAGCGGGCGCAGGGACAAGAGTGCCCGTGGTGTCTGTGGTAGGTTGGAAATGGCTTTGCTAAAAAGGAAAAACCTCCCTTTAAGCTAGACCCGGTGGGCACTCACCCGCTTCCTTTCATGGGACTTTCATTCTCCCACGAAAGGGCTgcggtattttcttctttttttgttaagGAACTTTCTGCTCAGAgtaaatctctttttttcctttcttttttttaagacagggtcttgctctcttgcccaggctggagcgcagtggtgaagtcacagctcactgcagcctcgactcctgggctcaagtgatcctctgacctcagcctcctgagtagctgacgctacaagcgtaagccaccacatctggctaatttttaaattttttgtagaggcagtgtctcattatgttgcccaggatggtcttgaactcctggcctcaagcagtcttcctgcctcgatctcccaaggtgctggcattacaggcgtgagccaccatgcctagcctgttCAGAGTAAATCTTATTTGAGGCATGAATAAATCAAACATAAATGGAGAGTTGAATTGATCTAAGAGGGAATGAGATGCAGCAAAGCCCTACTTGACCATCTCTCCCCTCCCACATTTGGAAATCCTTAAACCCACTTATGTAGGCCTCTGACTGTGAGATTCACAGCCACAGCAGTTTCCACCTCTGCTAAGGCCTTCAGGCAGTGAGATGGCTCACTTCAGTGCCCCTCCTTCCACACATCTCCTAGCTGTATCCTGAGACGCCTCAACCTAGTCACTACCCTGCTGTATGATGTTGGTCTAAGGCTTCTCCCTCTCTGGACATGAAGGCGGAGCCTCCCAGCACTGCCAGCCACACACCACTCAAGACTCCAGATCCTGAGCCCTGACTCTGGGGCCCAGCTCTGGGCCTGGCTTGGGGCTTGCGTCTCACCTAGCCTGGCAGTGTTGTTGTCACACCCACCTTGTATGGATGCCACATAGGCATTTCAAGTGATGCGGAGCAGAAGCGGGTGCAGCGGCGCTTGACCCAACGCAGGGTGGAGGATCTGCACATCACCCTGGGTGCCGGGAGGTGGATTCGTGTGGGCAGCCCCTCAAACCAGATCCACTGGTCGGCTATATCCAGCTGCTTCATGTGCCCCATGGGAATTCTATTGTGGTAGGGCTTAATGAAGATGACTCGGGGGCCCTCGGTGAGTGGTTGCCTCCCCTGggctccagggttcaagctatcATCCCTCGATGTCTTTGGAACCTCAGGCTCTATATGCTTTTCTTTCTGTGGCATTGCCGCCAATGATGTTTTCGCCTTGTTCCTCATCCCTGACTGCACCTGGGGCTTCCATTCCTTGTACTCTTTTTTCTTAGGGTCCCCTGTGGACTCTAATTTCTTGGACTTGAGTTCCTTCTCGGAGCACCCGATCTCCTGGAActcttcattattttgttttgctttattgcagGCACTGTTTTCCCTGGCAGGGAGAGGAAAGGCAGTCAGCACAGCAGGACCGAGGCCCTGGTTCCCAAGACAGTTGCTATGTAGCCAGCTCAGGGGAGTCTGTTAAGAAAGCTAGAGGGGCCTGCAAAGAAACTTTTCTACTGCCCAGAGGCCTTGTGCTGGTGTGAGGAGGTGTGATGAGCACTGGCAGAGGGATATGAGAGATTGGGAAGGTTAAAGCCATGACTAGTAGTTAAGGCCCCTAAGAATGGATATTGTCTACATCATCTGCCACTAGATTagggttctgtctctctggactTCAGCTGGGAGGGTGAACAGTCCAGTAGTTTTTCTAAATTGTGCTCCAAGAACCTTAGGGTTCTGAGGAGGTGTCTCAATGTCACCTCCCCTGACCCACTGGGGGCAGGATACCTCCCCCCAGCTCATAACAACACAATTGGGGCTTGGAAATAGATATTTGAACAGAGGTTTCACTGTTTTAATAAAGTTGGAAAactgttcaagaccagcctgggcaacatggtgagactctgtctccatacaaaaaaaaaattttttaagttggaAAATGATGGAGCTAGATGATCCTAATCCTTCTAGCTCTATGTTTCCTGACTGCCTGCAACTAGAAGCCAAATCAGAAAGAGGAGCCCAGAAAGGTGGCCTTGACAGAAATATTAAGTGCTGAGACTTTCCCAAAGGGTGTCTGTAACAGACTGGGCCCCCTGTAAACCCCCAGTGGCAACACCATCCTAGCCAAGGGCGTGGAGAGAGATGAGGCCTTGGGCTGCAGATAATGGCAATACTGTGATGATAATAACGGCTCCCGCTGATTGAGTCCTCGCTCTGTGCCAGACTTGGGACCCTTACAACTTGGGATCCTTACTATATCTGTGAAGTAGAAGGCAGTGAAGCAGAATGGCTTACAGAGCACAGGTGTTGGATTCAGACAAACGGGCTCAGATTCTGCTTCTGCCTGTTAACCACCTGTGTGATTTGGGCAAGATATTTAACCTCTCAGAGCCttagcttccttatctgtaaaactagGATAATTCTGTCTACCTaacaggattgttgtgaagaaTAAACTAAATGGGAAAATTCTTAAGTGCTTAACACTGTAGGATGGCACTTAGCAGGCACCAATCAATGTTAGCTTTCTTAATACTCTGTGACTTATGAGGAAACGGTTTGAGCTTGTCTCGGAggcatggttaaaaaaaataataaaaataaaaataaattaataaagaaaccGAGCCTCAGCAAGATTAATCTTCAGATTTCAGGGGTCAGTCTGAAGGTGACTCTCTGGGTTATACTGACTtgtaggggaggaggaggaggaggagtgacCTGTCTGTCTCAGTGCCCTAGGGTGAGGTGAGTGCCACAACTGGATGATTACAACCATTGTTATGGCCACAGCTCTAATATTAGACAGGAATggcttcaaatcctggctctgccacttatcaGTTGAGTTAACTGAGTGagacaagtcacttcacctcttcAGCCTCAGCTCTCCAGCAGTAAAATAGAGTTAATAAATACCTCTCTCACAGAGGCTTTGTGAAAAGTAGACTTGTTCTCTAAATTCCTTAGCACAATGCCTGTTCCCAGAAAGACGGCATTTGGGTCCATTATGGGGGCCAGGCCCCAGCTTACCCAGAGGAGATGCGGAGAATCTTTGGAACACTGAGCAGTGAATGCCAACACCTTTTGGCCAGCTTATGCAGTTCTTGGATCCGGCGGTTCGAGCTCTTGAGTAGCTTCAAGAGTGACAAGTTTTTTAACACCTGCCAAGGTCAGGAAACCAGGTAAATAGAAGCTTCAGCTTTCCTGGACAGACTCCCTctcccctgcctgcctctggCTCCGCTCAGCCAAGGGCCGGCCTACTGGCTCCCCTGGGCCACTCAGCCTGGCAACCAGGGCAGCACTGCATGAGTATATGAGCTTCCCCAAGCTGGGGCCAAAACAGGGTATCTCACCGTTCTCAGACGGTTCCGCTCAATTACTTTGCTCACAGGCTGCTCTGTCTCGTCCTGCAGTTTCTCGTCTTGCATCTGAGGGACAGAGGATAAGAGAGAGACATAAACCCAGAggaatcagccaggtgtggtgcctcatgtctgtaatcccagcactttaggaggctgaggtgggtggctcatttgaggtcaggagtttgagatgcctggccaacatggtgaaaccctgactctactaaaaaaaaatacaaaaattagccaggtgtggtggcatgtccctgtagtcccagctactcaagagggtgaggcaggagaatcacttgaacccaggaggtgaaggctgcagtcagctgagatctcgccactgcactccagcctgggcgacagagtgaggcacTGGAGGAATCCTCCTGAACTCCTCCACGTGCCTCTCCATTTGGCTGAGCATGGTTTGACCAATCCTAGGCTGGGAGTTTTGTCATCTTGGTCTGGGGACAGAACTGGGAGACCATTTTAACTCTCCTGACCTCCCTTCACCCTTCACCTTTCccttttctcccatgctggaaaGCCCCTGTCCTTGGCATGGTGGATTCTTTGTTAAGATCCCCTCTAGGGACTCACCCCCAGGGTCTAGTCCCAAGTCTGACCTTGGAAACCCTGCTATTCTTGGGCCTCTTCTTTGCTGATGGACTCATGCTGGGGCTGTGAGATCTCACAGACGAATAGAGCAACACCAGTGCCAGGCATCCACCCTGTTCCTCTCAGTTCAGCCAGCATTCAGGCTGGGCATCAGATGATGGTGCTGGCTCTGTACCACCTGCAGCTGTGACATCACTGAAATGTGACAGTAGCAGGGCTGGGTCTCCAAGGAGTGTATGTGGCAGAGGTGAGGGGTAGAGGATGAGAAAGAAATATAGACAATAGGCGACAGACAGCTGTGTGCATTGTCACAACCTCCCTGTGAGGTAAGAGGATTATCCCCTCTTTTTAAATGAGGAAGCCAAGGTTCAAAGAGGTTGAATAATCTACTCAAGGCCACACTAGATCTAGCCCAGCTAGATCATAGTGGGCTGGAAACTTAACCAAGGTCTGATAGTCAACCCATGAAACCAGGGATTCCCAAACCATGCTCATCCATTCAGTCATGTTGCCTGTTTTGACTGAGCGACTGCTACATGCCaggtgctttttcttttctcttctgttttttttttgtttttttttttttctgttttttgttttttgttttttgagacagagtctcgctctgtcaccaggctggagtgcagtggtgagatcttggctccctgcaacctccgcctcctgggttcaagcgattctcctgcctcagcctcccaagtagctgagactacaggcacccaccaccacgtccagctaatttttgtatttttagtagagatggggtttcaccatgttagcaaggatggtcttgatctcttgacttcatgatccgcccacctccgcctcccacagtgctgggattacaggtgtgagtcaccatgcctggccttgccaGGTGCTTTTTCTAAGTGCTAGAATAACAGAAAATTCTTGCCCtcaagcttacattctagtggagggGAAACAGTGTGTGTGCTTGTAAGTGTTTAATAATTGGCTCTCTGAAGCAAAATGTATGTTTGTATTATAAATTTTACTGATAGAaatcaacaaataataaaatcctaTAATACTCTTTATTGTAACTTCTATTAATGAGTTGCTTCTTATAGTATGCTTTTCTTGGATTTTGCCTAACCCTTCTATTTATAGCCAACCTATGGTTGTAATGGATAAACAAGTATAATACCAACATTAATGTTGGTATTTTCATTTACACGAAACCGTAAGAAGAAGGTGAAAAAGTGAAACAACAGAGATATTGAAATTTAACTCATTTATCAAGGATTTCATTGACCTATTTGCTGAATTAGACCATAGTTTTCGAATACTGGAGGTATATTTCTCAGattctttttgttatttacaATCGAGTAGCTATGGACAGGACACTTgcttatgttttctctttttttgttgtttttgggggGTCTTTTTTCAGCtctatatatgatttatatatgatatatttctaCTCTACAGATAGACAGATATAAAGAATCCTAAGAACATAGATAATAGTAAAAGGTagtaaaaaatagaaagtgaCAAGTTTAAGCATTTTTCACCCTATGTTTTTAATATCACTTATTTAATTGGAAGTTGCTATCAATTACATTTTAATGGTGGCCATGCCTAACAACCAGCCTGCAGAATTCCTAGAAGTGTAACAGTAGACTTTTGTGAACCCTTATGAGTCAGCTCCAGCACGCCAGTGCTACGTCAGATGGAAATAAGTGCCTGGAGAACAGCAACCAGGGTAAAGGGAACAGGGAGGGCAGAGGTAGAGGGTTTGGTATATTAAAAAGGTGGTCTAGAAAAGATTCACCAACAGGATGAGATTTGAGCAGACacctgagagagagagggaagaggagaatgaATGGTGGTGGGAGAAGATGAGGCAGAGAGGGAGTTGTGGTGGGTTAGGCAGATCACAACAGGCCGTAAAGAGCGCTGGCTGCCCTGAATCCCTGGTGCCCAGCTGGCTGCATCAGAATAGTATGAAGAGCTTGTGAAAAGCATTTTTGTGGGCACCACCCCATTCAGCAGGCCAGTCAGATAACCAATCAAATGTGGgacccactccacaccattccacttctaGTGGGGAGAGATGTACATGCACAGGGGGTGCTTAGCTCTGAATGGAGGGGTGAGGGGCCAACCCTAGGCTGTGGGACAGCTTCTCACATATAAATATCCTTTCTTATTAGAGTGAAGGTTAGGTAGTGGGTTAAACTGCTGCTGTGGCCTAGGGAAGAAACCAATGTGGTGATCTGGCAAGGAAGACACAGAGGGTAcaccctctctctcttctgtctaCCCCCATACTCCTTGGCTGCTCTGCCTGTTCAGACATCTCCCTCCTTGCACACAATTTCAGCTCTGATCAACTGGACTTCACTGAACAATGCTGCTCTGAGGCCCTGGTGCCTGGCAGGCTGTATCAGAATCAACTATACTCACTACTCAACTCCTGAGCTTCGAGGGCTGGGGAAtcactgtgtgctaggcactgagggACAGCAACATTATAGACAGAGCATGCCTCTGAGTTCACAGGCCAAGGGGATAGGTACCCCAGAAGGTAGACTCCTCAGGGGTAGGGATTTGTGTCCGTTTTATTCATTGATAAGCCACCAGATCCTAGAAAAGTACATGGTGGACAATGGATGCCcaaaaagtattttttgaaaaatgaaataaatagcatGATACGGGTAATACTGAGGGTTGTGGGAGCAGAGGTGGAGCCTCCCAACCCAGGCTGAGGATGTCAGGGAATCTTCCTAGAGATGGTGAGGAGGAATGAAGGATGAGTAGATGTTGGCCAAGCATACGGGTATGGGGTGGGTCGGGGGAGGTGGGCAGAGCATTCTCAAAAGAGGGAATTTAAAGAAtatgagtgtggaatggaattatgtTGTATATTGGATGTTGCTGGAATAGAAAGCAGGGGCCAAGAGTGGCAGGGGTGAAAACTGGAGAAGTGGGTAAAGAGACCTAACCCAATGACACACAGCTGATAAGCCTTGTGGACTAAATCCAAGACTCTTGAGTGAAAacctccactctttttttttaaaaaaaaatgtatagtaagATACggataacataaaatttaccttctaaccatttttatttttgtttttgagacatagtttcactctgtcgcccaggctggagtgcagtggtgcaatcttggctcaccataaccttcacctcctgcactcaagtgattctcgtgcctcagcctcaccagtagctgggactacaggcacacgtcaccacgcccagctaatttttgtattattagtagagacgggtttcaccatgttggccaggctgctttcaaactcctgacctcaagtgatctgcccacctcggcctcccaaagtgctggg
The Pongo pygmaeus isolate AG05252 chromosome 21, NHGRI_mPonPyg2-v2.0_pri, whole genome shotgun sequence DNA segment above includes these coding regions:
- the TP53TG5 gene encoding TP53-target gene 5 protein isoform X3, whose amino-acid sequence is MSPSAKKRPKNSRVSKMQDEKLQDETEQPVSKVIERNRLRTVLKNLSLLKLLKSSNRRIQELHKLAKRCWHSLLSVPKILRISSGENSACNKAKQNNEEFQEIGCSEKELKSKKLESTGDPKKKEYKEWKPQVQSGMRNKAKTSLAAMPQKEKHIEPEVPKTSRDDSLNPGAQGRQPLTEGPRVIFIKPYHNRIPMGHMKQLDIADQWIWFEGLPTRIHLPAPRVMCRSSTLRWVKRRCTRFCSASLEMPMWHPYKARHGGSRL
- the TP53TG5 gene encoding TP53-target gene 5 protein isoform X1; translation: MSPSAKKRPKNSRVSKMQDEKLQDETEQPVSKVIERNRLRTVLKNLSLLKLLKSSNRRIQELHKLAKRCWHSLLSVPKILRISSGENSACNKAKQNNEEFQEIGCSEKELKSKKLESTGDPKKKEYKEWKPQVQSGMRNKAKTSLAAMPQKEKHIEPEVPKTSRDDSLNPGAQGRQPLTEGPRVIFIKPYHNRIPMGHMKQLDIADQWIWFEGLPTRIHLPAPRVMCRSSTLRWVKRRCTRFCSASLEMPMWHPYKVDVTWTGARGASRGWRSRNQLKGRDGWRNSRVYK
- the TP53TG5 gene encoding TP53-target gene 5 protein isoform X2: MQDEKLQDETEQPVSKVIERNRLRTVLKNLSLLKLLKSSNRRIQELHKLAKRCWHSLLSVPKILRISSGENSACNKAKQNNEEFQEIGCSEKELKSKKLESTGDPKKKEYKEWKPQVQSGMRNKAKTSLAAMPQKEKHIEPEVPKTSRDDSLNPGAQGRQPLTEGPRVIFIKPYHNRIPMGHMKQLDIADQWIWFEGLPTRIHLPAPRVMCRSSTLRWVKRRCTRFCSASLEMPMWHPYKVDVTWTGARGASRGWRSRNQLKGRDGWRNSRVYK